From the Deinococcus aquaticus genome, one window contains:
- a CDS encoding ankyrin repeat domain-containing protein: MSAPHWIGRNDLDAFQQSYVEAAHAVADAARDYQWARLLDLLSRDQGRINAGRLGGTSGYAPLHQAAHGGAPAEVMQALLDLGALRTLRTTAGEQAVDIARQRGHEHLLDLLTPKPTLTFPAAKLAAVEAGVHQVIRDREDIQHLLDGTTMRFPPLELLTETPGNELWFPIPGMYGGFHLQLGQVAGEPICIVDSWIRVVEGSEERRLVSTGGIQNL; this comes from the coding sequence ATGAGTGCCCCACACTGGATCGGCAGGAACGACCTGGATGCCTTCCAGCAGTCTTACGTGGAGGCTGCTCACGCTGTGGCGGACGCCGCCAGGGATTACCAGTGGGCGCGCCTGCTGGACCTCCTGTCTCGCGACCAGGGGCGCATCAACGCAGGTCGTCTCGGCGGCACCAGCGGCTACGCGCCCCTGCACCAGGCGGCCCACGGCGGCGCGCCCGCCGAGGTCATGCAGGCGCTGCTGGATCTCGGGGCACTCCGCACTCTGCGCACCACAGCGGGTGAGCAGGCGGTCGACATTGCCCGTCAACGTGGGCACGAGCACCTCCTGGACCTGCTGACGCCCAAGCCCACCCTGACCTTCCCTGCTGCCAAGCTGGCCGCCGTGGAAGCCGGAGTTCACCAGGTCATACGCGACCGCGAGGACATCCAGCACCTGCTGGACGGCACCACCATGCGCTTCCCACCGCTGGAACTCCTGACGGAAACACCGGGGAACGAGCTCTGGTTCCCCATCCCCGGCATGTACGGCGGCTTCCACCTCCAACTCGGACAGGTCGCAGGCGAACCCATCTGCATCGTCGACAGCTGGATCCGGGTCGTTGAAGGGTCAGAAGAACGCCGCCTCGTCTCGACAGGTGGTATTCAAAATCTGTAA
- a CDS encoding restriction endonuclease subunit S has product MSNRERLLREFDFPPIPDDWEVINLSQILSSERGISVGVMYPGKHDPEGIPLIRAGDLTGNRIENSPEFRISKSVNQEYKRTILEGGELLISLVGDIGRVAVVPEWAKGWNPARAIGVLRISPYAEAKYVRLVLSTGPLQKIMRAWANTTVQATLNLKEIKELPLPWPKKGVRDNIVGIADALENKIELNRQMNRTLEQMARALFKSWFIDFDPVHAKQRGEQPAGMDAETAALFPDRFVEVDGKEVPEGWRISQVESMVENPRRSVNPQSIDGRTPYIGLEHMPRGSIGLDSWGKAEDIDSGKVIFEKGEVLFGRLRPYFKKVGIAPFDGISSIDILILKPKINWKEYALFLVSSDEFIDAMAGASGGTRMPRASWRDLAAYPLILPPETLATAYSSAVAPIIEKIQMCTFESIELAYIRNTLLPRLLSGELDVSDWEHAVEAPESTPA; this is encoded by the coding sequence ATGAGTAATAGAGAGAGGCTGCTGCGGGAATTTGATTTCCCACCGATTCCTGATGATTGGGAAGTCATAAATTTAAGCCAAATTCTTTCCAGCGAAAGAGGAATTTCAGTTGGAGTTATGTATCCAGGCAAGCATGACCCTGAAGGAATTCCCTTGATCCGCGCAGGTGATTTAACGGGCAATCGGATCGAGAACTCTCCTGAATTTCGTATTTCTAAATCAGTCAATCAAGAATATAAGCGAACTATTCTTGAAGGTGGAGAACTACTAATATCTCTCGTGGGAGACATCGGACGTGTTGCCGTAGTCCCGGAATGGGCAAAGGGTTGGAATCCGGCGCGAGCGATTGGAGTTCTGCGAATTTCCCCATACGCAGAAGCAAAATATGTTCGACTAGTATTAAGCACGGGACCCCTGCAAAAAATTATGCGAGCATGGGCCAATACAACCGTGCAAGCCACGCTGAATCTTAAGGAAATCAAAGAACTTCCTTTGCCTTGGCCAAAAAAAGGAGTTCGCGATAACATTGTTGGCATTGCAGACGCTCTCGAAAATAAAATCGAGCTTAATCGTCAGATGAACCGCACGCTGGAGCAGATGGCCCGCGCCCTGTTCAAAAGCTGGTTCATCGACTTCGACCCCGTCCACGCCAAACAACGCGGCGAACAACCCGCAGGCATGGACGCCGAAACCGCCGCCCTCTTCCCAGACCGATTCGTGGAGGTCGACGGGAAGGAGGTTCCGGAGGGTTGGAGGATTAGTCAAGTAGAATCAATGGTAGAAAACCCCCGACGGTCGGTCAATCCGCAGAGCATTGATGGCAGGACGCCATATATTGGGCTAGAGCATATGCCCAGGGGCTCAATTGGATTAGATTCGTGGGGTAAAGCTGAAGATATAGACAGCGGAAAAGTAATTTTCGAAAAAGGCGAAGTTCTTTTTGGTAGACTAAGGCCGTATTTCAAAAAGGTTGGCATTGCTCCATTTGACGGGATCTCTTCAATTGATATATTGATTTTGAAACCCAAAATAAATTGGAAAGAATACGCACTTTTTTTAGTTAGCAGCGATGAATTCATAGACGCTATGGCAGGGGCATCAGGGGGAACGCGAATGCCACGAGCTTCTTGGCGTGACCTTGCGGCGTATCCGCTCATATTGCCTCCGGAGACATTAGCAACCGCATATAGCTCAGCGGTTGCGCCGATAATAGAAAAGATACAAATGTGCACATTTGAATCAATTGAACTCGCTTACATCCGGAATACACTTCTCCCCCGTCTCCTATCCGGCGAACTGGACGTCAGCGACTGGGAGCACGCTGTCGAAGCTCCAGAGAGCACTCCCGCATGA
- a CDS encoding redoxin domain-containing protein, which yields MHAWLEVGQVAPDFVLPALGGGDVRLSALRERRMWLSFNRQSTCAICNPRHAAVIATQSYLAPLGIQTVIIWGSPVADLALGIRRQRPQYPVLADPDDHTYARYGLTHSLRGTRDPRNLSTIMQGFAMMGAAALKSDGDLLRMPAELLIGPDGVIERAHYAAFGTNFLPLEDVIAWSQGGDLP from the coding sequence TTGCACGCCTGGCTGGAGGTGGGGCAGGTCGCGCCGGACTTCGTGCTGCCCGCCCTGGGCGGGGGCGACGTGCGGCTGTCGGCGCTGCGGGAGCGGCGGATGTGGCTGAGTTTCAATCGGCAGAGCACCTGTGCAATCTGCAACCCGCGCCACGCGGCCGTGATCGCCACGCAGTCGTACCTCGCACCACTGGGCATTCAGACAGTGATCATCTGGGGGAGCCCAGTGGCAGACCTCGCGCTGGGCATCAGGCGGCAGCGGCCGCAGTACCCGGTGCTGGCCGACCCGGACGATCACACGTACGCGCGGTACGGGCTGACGCACAGCCTGCGCGGCACGCGTGACCCGCGGAACCTGAGCACGATCATGCAGGGCTTCGCGATGATGGGCGCGGCCGCCCTGAAGAGTGACGGGGATTTGCTGCGCATGCCGGCGGAGTTACTGATCGGGCCGGACGGAGTGATCGAGCGGGCGCATTACGCAGCGTTCGGAACGAACTTCCTACCGCTGGAAGACGTGATCGCCTGGTCGCAGGGGGGCGACCTGCCTTGA
- a CDS encoding replication initiator protein A: MEPLRINELDMTLAGIFSVQKVLPNESTSWTVDYAIGSTLYRIEGHANNGRPHGTDSDVLLALQTMFFRAGCPIGDRIEVKPTDILRMAGLDTGGRAYVRLREAMLRLAGVRWSMVRSSWNETKQRHSGATSVVGIISELRLVDSGGARQPFEQRQLDERLPIEVIFSPTFADAIRAGLYQILDAELLARLQQAPARSLYRVIQAHRIQADGSLATELTVPMKDWVRACGIDESRADNARRVLALAHASLEEEGYLKGAVFSGRGFSGSVTYQFVSAPQPELAELLIARGVTRPVAESLASDHPERVQPVLGKIDAALSTGWKPRSLPASIVDGIRHPEKWTQGIPEPRSAPRKAAAPRRVPAPEPEPELDVDARSMALTLIKLRLGRPLSPMGLMAFEELTDTQVQAVLAAAKRPAAEALPLLQSLLNSPL, translated from the coding sequence GTGGAACCCCTGCGCATCAATGAACTGGACATGACCCTGGCGGGCATCTTCAGCGTGCAGAAAGTGCTTCCCAACGAATCCACCTCCTGGACGGTCGACTACGCCATCGGCAGCACCCTGTACCGCATCGAGGGGCACGCCAATAACGGCCGCCCGCACGGCACGGATAGCGACGTGCTACTGGCCCTGCAGACCATGTTCTTCCGCGCCGGTTGCCCGATCGGTGACCGCATCGAGGTCAAACCCACGGACATCCTGCGCATGGCCGGGCTGGACACCGGCGGCCGGGCGTACGTGCGGCTGCGTGAAGCGATGCTGCGGCTCGCAGGGGTGCGCTGGAGCATGGTGCGGTCCAGCTGGAACGAGACCAAGCAACGGCACAGCGGCGCGACCAGCGTCGTGGGCATCATCAGTGAGTTGCGTCTCGTGGATTCCGGCGGCGCGCGGCAGCCTTTCGAGCAGCGGCAACTCGACGAGCGGCTCCCCATCGAGGTGATCTTCAGTCCGACGTTCGCGGACGCCATCCGTGCCGGGCTGTACCAGATTCTCGACGCGGAACTCCTGGCCCGGTTACAGCAGGCCCCGGCGCGCAGCCTCTACCGGGTGATCCAGGCGCACCGCATCCAGGCGGACGGTTCGCTCGCGACGGAACTCACCGTGCCGATGAAAGACTGGGTGCGGGCCTGCGGCATCGACGAGTCCCGCGCCGACAACGCCCGGCGCGTTCTGGCACTCGCCCACGCGAGCCTGGAAGAGGAGGGATACCTCAAGGGCGCGGTCTTCAGTGGACGCGGGTTCAGCGGCAGCGTGACGTACCAGTTCGTGTCTGCTCCACAACCGGAACTGGCCGAACTGCTCATCGCGCGGGGCGTCACGCGCCCGGTCGCCGAGTCGCTGGCTTCCGACCACCCGGAACGCGTGCAGCCGGTGCTGGGCAAGATCGACGCAGCCCTCTCCACCGGCTGGAAACCCCGCAGTCTGCCGGCCAGCATCGTGGACGGGATCCGGCACCCTGAGAAATGGACCCAGGGCATCCCGGAGCCCCGTAGCGCTCCCAGGAAGGCCGCTGCGCCCCGCCGGGTCCCGGCGCCGGAGCCTGAGCCGGAACTGGATGTGGACGCCCGCAGCATGGCGCTCACCCTGATCAAGCTGCGCCTGGGTCGTCCGCTCTCACCGATGGGTCTGATGGCCTTCGAGGAACTGACGGACACGCAGGTGCAGGCAGTCCTCGCGGCGGCCAAACGCCCTGCCGCTGAGGCGTTGCCGCTTCTGCAGAGCCTGCTGAACTCACCACTGTGA
- a CDS encoding ParA family protein, which produces MDDRPLKTSALRADLFETLAQVEQGQRFLIERYQHPTAALIPMRDYWFLQMTRARAQRDKEPRMPTQRLVIANASGGEGKSTVARELAYSLALDGYRVALMDLDPQASLTKSLGLHDDPASPAHTEAATVGTVFSRDTPPPLPAPMHVEGVDIWPANDALNSVDSILNNDFARAANLRDALDAYLAGMERPYDFVLLDTKPQRTNFLTASVAAADHLLVPVSGVKGLENLDVLLKLVRVARTIAPDLSLRAFVPNRIREDVNHHKGLLEHLRTELSALAPVLPVIRDSLATMGAATETRQPAVLCKPGAKVSGDLRQTTHALVALLQGGRA; this is translated from the coding sequence GTGGACGACCGCCCCCTGAAAACCTCAGCACTCCGGGCCGATCTGTTCGAGACACTGGCGCAGGTCGAACAGGGCCAGCGGTTCCTGATCGAACGCTACCAGCACCCCACCGCCGCCCTCATTCCCATGCGCGACTACTGGTTCCTCCAGATGACCCGCGCCCGCGCGCAGCGCGACAAGGAGCCCCGCATGCCCACCCAACGCCTCGTGATCGCCAACGCCTCCGGCGGGGAAGGCAAGAGCACCGTCGCCCGCGAACTCGCCTACAGCCTCGCCCTGGACGGCTACCGCGTCGCCCTGATGGACCTCGACCCGCAGGCCAGCCTCACCAAATCCCTGGGCCTGCACGACGACCCCGCCAGCCCCGCCCACACCGAGGCCGCCACGGTCGGCACCGTCTTCAGCCGTGACACGCCCCCGCCACTGCCCGCACCCATGCACGTCGAAGGGGTCGATATCTGGCCCGCCAACGACGCCCTGAACAGCGTCGACAGCATCCTGAACAACGACTTCGCGCGTGCCGCCAACCTGCGCGACGCCCTGGACGCCTACCTCGCCGGGATGGAGCGCCCCTACGACTTCGTCCTCCTCGACACCAAACCGCAGCGCACGAACTTCCTGACGGCCAGCGTCGCCGCCGCCGACCACCTCCTCGTGCCGGTCAGCGGCGTCAAGGGTCTGGAGAACCTCGACGTGCTGCTCAAACTCGTGCGGGTCGCCCGCACCATCGCGCCGGACCTGTCCCTGCGCGCCTTCGTGCCCAACCGCATCCGCGAGGACGTCAACCACCACAAGGGGCTGCTGGAACACCTGCGCACCGAACTCAGCGCCCTGGCCCCGGTCCTGCCCGTGATCCGCGACAGTCTCGCCACCATGGGCGCCGCGACCGAAACGCGCCAGCCCGCCGTGCTCTGCAAACCCGGCGCGAAGGTGAGCGGTGACCTGCGCCAGACGACCCACGCGCTGGTGGCGCTCCTGCAGGGCGGGCGCGCGTGA
- a CDS encoding DMT family transporter, translating to MSSFTLPAAVMTALLTGLMIACLGPVNSLLQARIGTWSMLTVVHLLGLGVAIVGFCLAQPTPLGTPGDWTRPLLLVLLVGVLGALLLLARSVGSTLPAFAWWGGALGLLVVVGTVQAIGVLGAVRAVLLIILAELVGAALIDTFGLFGRPVLPLNPGRIAGLLLVLGGALLTLQAGT from the coding sequence ATGTCCAGTTTCACGCTCCCCGCCGCGGTCATGACGGCCCTGCTGACCGGACTGATGATCGCCTGCCTGGGGCCCGTCAACAGCCTGCTGCAGGCCAGGATCGGCACGTGGTCCATGCTGACGGTCGTTCACCTGCTGGGCCTGGGCGTGGCGATCGTGGGCTTCTGCCTGGCCCAGCCCACCCCCCTGGGAACGCCGGGAGACTGGACGCGTCCCCTGCTGCTCGTCCTGCTCGTCGGGGTGCTCGGCGCGTTGCTGCTGCTGGCGAGATCTGTGGGCAGTACCCTGCCGGCCTTCGCGTGGTGGGGGGGCGCCCTCGGCCTGCTGGTGGTGGTCGGCACCGTGCAGGCGATCGGGGTCCTCGGAGCGGTCCGGGCCGTGCTGCTGATCATTCTGGCCGAGCTGGTCGGAGCGGCCCTGATCGACACGTTCGGCCTGTTCGGCCGTCCGGTCCTGCCGCTAAACCCCGGCCGGATCGCCGGACTGCTGCTGGTGCTCGGCGGGGCCCTCCTGACCCTGCAGGCCGGAACGTGA
- a CDS encoding AbrB/MazE/SpoVT family DNA-binding domain-containing protein, with amino-acid sequence MTAHLEIDRFGRILIPKALRDALALQPGAQLEVELEGGTHRSPGITAA; translated from the coding sequence ATGACCGCGCATCTGGAGATCGACCGCTTTGGCCGCATCCTGATCCCCAAGGCCCTGCGTGACGCACTGGCCCTCCAGCCCGGCGCGCAACTCGAAGTCGAACTCGAAGGCGGGACGCACAGGTCACCCGGCATCACGGCCGCCTGA
- a CDS encoding type I restriction-modification system subunit M — translation MTSSKTTGTRRAGKAAAPPRIEEVLWNTADQLRGHMDAAEYKHVVLGLVFLKYISDAFTTLYDKLKAEEGEETAEDRDEYLAEGVFWVPREARWDTLKDHAREATIGSLVDKAMAALEKENAKQLAGMLPTGYARPSLPHRVIGGLIDEISKYGTGGTVTEQSDLFSDQPALKAETDLLGKVYQYMLGRFAAAEGKLGGEFYTPDSVVQTMVEMLAPYKGRVYDPACGSGGMFVQSEKFVEAHKGRIGDIAVYGQESNYTTWKLARMNLAIRRIDADLGKENGDTFHQDLHPDLRADYVLANPPFNISNWGGERLQSDPRWRYGAPPAGNANYAWLQHILYHLAPSGTAGVVLANGSLSSGQSGEGEIRKRMLAADKVDCIVAMPGQLFYTTQIPVSLWILANNKQSGTGQEGRPLRDRSGQVLFIDARELGYMRTRTERDLTDKDRARIVQAYHNWRGDGDGEYEDVPGFCKAATIDDLEKNGWVLTPGRYVGAAPKEEDSEPFAEKMTRLSGELRAQFAESDRLQAVIKANLDRLGYGE, via the coding sequence ATGACTTCCAGTAAGACCACCGGGACGCGGCGTGCAGGCAAGGCGGCCGCCCCGCCCCGCATTGAAGAAGTGCTGTGGAACACCGCCGATCAGCTGCGCGGCCACATGGACGCCGCCGAGTACAAGCACGTCGTGCTCGGCTTGGTGTTCCTGAAATACATCAGTGACGCCTTCACCACCCTCTACGACAAACTCAAGGCCGAAGAGGGCGAGGAGACGGCCGAGGACCGCGACGAGTACCTCGCCGAGGGCGTGTTCTGGGTGCCGCGCGAGGCCCGCTGGGACACCCTGAAGGACCACGCGCGCGAAGCGACCATCGGCAGCCTGGTCGACAAGGCCATGGCCGCCCTGGAGAAGGAGAACGCCAAGCAACTCGCGGGAATGCTCCCCACCGGGTACGCCCGCCCGAGCCTCCCGCACCGCGTGATCGGCGGGCTGATCGACGAGATCAGCAAGTACGGCACGGGCGGCACCGTCACCGAGCAGAGCGACCTGTTCAGCGACCAGCCTGCCCTGAAGGCCGAGACGGACCTCCTCGGCAAGGTGTACCAGTACATGCTGGGCCGTTTCGCCGCCGCGGAAGGCAAACTCGGGGGGGAGTTCTACACGCCGGACAGCGTCGTACAGACCATGGTGGAGATGCTCGCCCCGTACAAGGGCCGCGTGTACGACCCGGCCTGCGGGTCGGGCGGGATGTTCGTGCAGAGCGAGAAGTTCGTCGAGGCCCACAAGGGCCGGATCGGGGACATCGCCGTGTACGGCCAGGAGAGCAACTACACCACCTGGAAGCTCGCGCGGATGAACCTCGCGATCCGCCGCATCGACGCGGACCTCGGGAAGGAGAACGGCGACACCTTCCACCAGGACCTCCACCCGGACCTGCGGGCGGACTACGTGCTCGCCAACCCGCCCTTCAACATCAGCAACTGGGGCGGGGAGCGGCTGCAGAGCGACCCACGCTGGCGGTACGGGGCGCCTCCGGCCGGGAACGCCAACTACGCGTGGTTGCAGCACATCCTGTACCACCTCGCGCCCAGCGGCACGGCGGGCGTGGTGCTCGCCAACGGGTCGCTGAGCAGCGGCCAGAGTGGGGAAGGGGAGATCCGCAAGCGGATGCTCGCGGCGGACAAGGTGGACTGCATCGTGGCCATGCCGGGGCAGCTGTTCTACACCACGCAGATTCCCGTGAGCCTGTGGATCCTCGCGAACAACAAGCAGAGCGGCACCGGGCAGGAAGGCCGCCCCCTGCGCGACCGCAGCGGGCAGGTGCTGTTCATCGACGCGCGTGAACTCGGGTACATGCGCACCCGCACCGAACGCGACCTGACGGACAAGGACCGGGCCCGGATCGTCCAGGCGTACCACAACTGGCGTGGCGACGGGGACGGCGAGTACGAGGACGTGCCCGGCTTCTGCAAGGCCGCCACCATCGACGACCTGGAGAAGAACGGCTGGGTGCTCACGCCCGGGCGCTACGTGGGGGCCGCGCCCAAGGAAGAGGACAGCGAACCCTTCGCGGAGAAGATGACGCGCCTCAGCGGGGAGCTGCGCGCCCAGTTCGCCGAGAGTGACCGCCTGCAGGCCGTCATCAAGGCGAACCTGGACAGGCTCGGCTATGGCGAGTGA
- a CDS encoding PDDEXK nuclease domain-containing protein, which translates to MASDLTLPDDYAALLGDLKGRIRSAQTRAALAVNRELVLLYWHIGQSILARQAQEGWGAKVIDQLARDLKTEFPDMKGFSPRNLKYMRAFAAAWPDPEFVQQLAAQLPWFHNVALLDKLKDPAQREWYARAAIQHGWSRNVLIHQMDTRLIDRQGQATTNFDRALPAPTSELAQQLLKDPYTFDFLSLHDEALERDLERGLLAHLRDFMLELGVGFAFVGSQYHLEVGGEDFYLDLLFYHLKLRCYVVIDLKIGEFKPEYVGKMNFYLSAADDLLRHEQDAPTIGLLLCRTKNKVIAEYALRDMDKPLGVSTYQLNQALPEELKSGLPSIEEIEIGLGELNE; encoded by the coding sequence ATGGCGAGTGACCTGACCCTCCCCGACGATTACGCGGCGCTGCTCGGGGACCTGAAAGGCCGCATCCGCAGCGCACAGACGCGGGCGGCGCTGGCCGTCAACCGCGAACTGGTGCTGCTGTACTGGCACATCGGGCAGAGCATCCTCGCGCGGCAGGCCCAGGAGGGGTGGGGCGCGAAGGTCATTGACCAGCTCGCCCGGGACCTGAAAACCGAGTTCCCTGACATGAAAGGCTTCAGCCCCCGGAACCTGAAGTACATGCGGGCCTTCGCAGCGGCCTGGCCGGACCCTGAATTTGTGCAGCAGCTTGCTGCACAATTGCCCTGGTTCCACAACGTCGCTCTGCTCGACAAGCTCAAAGACCCGGCGCAGCGGGAATGGTACGCCCGCGCGGCCATTCAGCACGGCTGGAGCCGCAACGTCCTGATCCATCAGATGGACACCCGCCTGATCGACCGTCAGGGGCAGGCGACCACCAACTTCGACCGTGCGCTCCCTGCGCCCACGTCGGAACTGGCGCAGCAACTCCTGAAAGACCCGTACACCTTCGACTTCCTGAGCCTGCATGACGAGGCGCTGGAACGCGACCTGGAACGGGGCCTGCTGGCGCACCTGCGGGACTTCATGCTGGAACTCGGTGTGGGCTTCGCGTTCGTGGGCAGCCAGTACCACCTGGAGGTGGGCGGGGAGGACTTCTACCTGGACCTGCTCTTCTATCACCTGAAGCTGCGCTGCTACGTGGTGATCGACCTGAAGATCGGGGAGTTCAAGCCCGAGTACGTCGGCAAGATGAACTTCTACCTGAGCGCGGCTGACGACCTGCTGCGGCACGAACAGGACGCGCCGACCATCGGTCTGCTGCTGTGCCGCACGAAGAACAAGGTGATCGCGGAGTACGCCCTACGCGACATGGACAAGCCGCTAGGTGTGAGCACTTATCAATTGAATCAGGCTCTACCTGAAGAGCTTAAGAGCGGACTCCCTAGCATTGAAGAAATAGAGATAGGGCTGGGTGAACTAAATGAGTAA
- a CDS encoding nucleoside 2-deoxyribosyltransferase, protein MTTLVELAAGQRPTYVCTRLFHPSGRLLGTFLEGGVRAGLSAALTDAHLTATGPVTFLPYRDSNGAITPRAGHEFTRDIYLLDAAQVRRAGRMVIPLDDLQVDSGIAFELGLAWGLGIPTLTVLLNSVSLQHRPSGEPLRALPVLSMMSGTVIDAGAFPLSGLSSEASAYQEQVLASLSRMASLVREAVYADPVPPVSPRPERPLRLGTVHLEGGVPHAGTDLLIAHARTALRAQGWTVTTSARWDASPGESLVDRAARDVETALAAQVVLNFGDGADVDAEVAAIQGARTALGRPTVLLRSAPLGIQDGPVYASVCNLMLAHSAWRVAESLAQALQWISDLHPQESVAAPAPRW, encoded by the coding sequence GTGACGACCCTCGTCGAGTTGGCGGCCGGGCAGCGTCCGACCTACGTGTGCACGCGACTGTTTCACCCGTCGGGTCGGTTGCTGGGGACGTTTCTGGAAGGAGGAGTCCGGGCGGGCCTGAGTGCCGCTCTCACGGACGCCCACCTCACCGCCACCGGACCGGTGACCTTCCTGCCGTACCGCGATTCGAACGGTGCCATCACGCCCCGCGCCGGGCATGAGTTTACGCGGGACATCTACCTGCTGGACGCCGCGCAGGTGCGCCGTGCCGGGCGCATGGTGATTCCACTCGATGACCTGCAGGTGGACAGCGGAATCGCGTTCGAACTTGGCCTGGCGTGGGGTCTGGGGATTCCGACCCTCACGGTGCTGCTCAACAGCGTCAGTTTGCAGCACCGACCGTCCGGGGAGCCCCTGCGTGCCCTGCCGGTGCTGTCCATGATGAGCGGCACGGTCATTGACGCGGGTGCGTTCCCGTTGTCGGGACTGTCCAGCGAGGCGAGCGCCTATCAGGAGCAGGTGCTCGCTTCTCTCTCGCGGATGGCGTCGCTCGTCAGGGAGGCGGTGTATGCCGATCCTGTTCCGCCGGTCAGCCCGCGCCCGGAACGACCGCTGCGACTCGGCACGGTGCATCTGGAGGGCGGCGTTCCGCACGCAGGAACGGACCTGTTGATCGCGCATGCGCGGACCGCGTTGCGGGCGCAGGGGTGGACCGTGACGACCTCCGCCCGCTGGGACGCATCCCCCGGCGAGTCGCTGGTTGACCGGGCGGCGCGTGACGTGGAGACCGCGCTGGCCGCGCAGGTCGTCCTGAACTTCGGGGACGGTGCGGACGTCGACGCGGAGGTCGCGGCCATTCAGGGCGCACGGACGGCGCTGGGTCGCCCGACCGTACTGCTGCGCAGCGCCCCACTGGGTATCCAGGACGGTCCGGTGTATGCCAGTGTCTGCAACCTGATGCTGGCGCACTCGGCGTGGCGGGTGGCGGAATCGCTGGCACAGGCGCTGCAGTGGATCAGTGACCTCCACCCACAGGAAAGCGTAGCCGCCCCGGCTCCTCGCTGGTGA
- a CDS encoding ParB/RepB/Spo0J family partition protein, with the protein MKRSFAHMVPPVAELQALTTGAVYTTVPTGRVQILSDFNPRGQVDAQAFSDDALAGLRASIEADGILTPLWVREGPGGTLHLIAGERRLRAAQAAALPDVPVRHFGQIDDRRARQLALLENAQRTNPSLIEQTLAGFALMRDLTGLDQAGLLRHLNALRKGREEDTHGLNDWLRSTFGTGVSVWSLQRAKILNFTPDELQAVQSGRLDLKAAYELARATTPQVRTQVLAEAVAGRWTAAQVRAALTPISSAPIQEAATTLQRQLRRAHQLTGNDADRARVLMEELSRLLEG; encoded by the coding sequence GTGAAGCGCAGTTTCGCGCACATGGTGCCGCCCGTCGCGGAACTCCAGGCCCTCACCACGGGCGCCGTCTACACGACCGTGCCCACCGGCCGCGTCCAGATCCTGTCGGACTTCAACCCCCGCGGACAGGTGGACGCCCAGGCGTTCAGTGACGACGCGCTGGCCGGCCTGCGGGCCAGCATCGAAGCGGACGGCATTCTCACGCCCCTGTGGGTACGGGAAGGTCCAGGCGGCACGCTGCACCTGATCGCCGGGGAGCGCCGCCTGCGGGCCGCACAGGCGGCCGCGCTGCCGGACGTGCCCGTCCGGCACTTCGGGCAGATCGACGACCGGCGCGCCCGGCAGCTCGCCCTGCTGGAAAACGCGCAGCGCACCAACCCCAGCCTGATCGAGCAGACCCTGGCGGGCTTCGCGCTCATGCGCGACCTGACCGGACTGGATCAGGCCGGACTGCTGCGGCACCTGAACGCCCTGCGCAAAGGACGCGAAGAGGACACGCACGGACTGAACGACTGGTTGAGGAGCACGTTCGGAACGGGGGTGAGCGTCTGGTCCCTGCAGCGCGCCAAGATCCTGAACTTCACTCCGGATGAACTCCAGGCCGTGCAGAGCGGCCGGCTAGACCTGAAAGCCGCATACGAACTGGCCCGCGCCACCACCCCGCAGGTCCGCACGCAGGTGCTCGCCGAAGCCGTGGCGGGCCGCTGGACGGCCGCGCAGGTGCGCGCCGCCCTCACGCCGATCAGCTCCGCGCCCATCCAGGAAGCCGCGACCACCCTCCAACGCCAGTTGCGCCGCGCCCACCAGCTCACCGGGAACGACGCCGATCGGGCCAGGGTCCTGATGGAGGAACTCAGCCGCCTTCTGGAAGGGTAA
- a CDS encoding DUF6232 family protein translates to MSEHTYYTDAGVQVTNARFICGDRTLAMSGVTAVSAQRHALTKPQQLLLTCGVLLFLLADPAFLRVSGALMTAYAAWFLLRPPYSVVVTSASGHHTLITDRQRARVTAIVQAINEALVHRA, encoded by the coding sequence ATGAGCGAACACACCTACTACACCGACGCCGGCGTCCAGGTCACCAACGCACGCTTCATCTGCGGCGACCGGACCCTCGCCATGAGCGGCGTCACCGCCGTCTCCGCCCAGCGTCACGCCCTCACGAAACCCCAGCAACTGCTCCTCACCTGCGGCGTCCTGCTGTTCCTGCTCGCCGACCCGGCATTCCTGCGCGTCAGTGGCGCCCTGATGACCGCCTACGCCGCGTGGTTCCTGCTACGTCCCCCCTACTCGGTGGTGGTGACGTCCGCCTCCGGCCACCACACCCTCATCACGGACCGGCAACGCGCCCGCGTCACCGCGATCGTGCAGGCCATCAACGAGGCCCTCGTACACCGCGCGTAA